One Microcebus murinus isolate Inina chromosome 10, M.murinus_Inina_mat1.0, whole genome shotgun sequence DNA segment encodes these proteins:
- the CDKN1B gene encoding cyclin-dependent kinase inhibitor 1B, translating to MSNVRVSNGSPSLERMDARQAEHPKPSACRNLFGPVNHEELTRDLEKHCRDMEEASQRKWNFDFQNHKPLEGKYEWQEVEKGSLPEFYCRPPRPPKGACKVPAQESQDVCGARQAVPLIGSQANSEDTHLVDQKTDPSDSQTGLAEQCAGIRKRPATDDSSTQNKRANRTEENVSDGSPNAGSVEQTPKKPGLRRRQK from the exons ATGTCAAACGTGCGAGTGTCTAACGGGAGCCCGAGCCTGGAGCGGATGGACGCCAGACAGGCGGAGCACCCCAAGCCCTCGGCCTGCAGAAACCTCTTCGGCCCGGTGAATCACGAAGAGTTGACCCGGGACTTGGAGAAGCACTGCAGAGACATGGAAGAAGCAAGCCAGCGCAAGTGGAATTTCGATTTTCAGAATCACAAGCCTCTGGAGGGCAAATACGAGTGGCAAGAGGTGGAGAAGGGCAGCTTGCCCGAGTTTTACTGCAGACCCCCGCGGCCCCCCAAAGGCGCCTGCAAGGTGCCGGCGCAGGAGAGCCAGGATGTCTGCGGGGCTCGCCAGGCGGTTCCTTTAATTGGGTCTCAGGCAAACTCTGAGGACACGCATTTGGTAGACCAAAAGACTGACCCGTCAGACAGCCAGACAGGGTTAGCGGAGCAGTGCGCTGGAATAAGGAAGAGACCTGCCACAGACG ATTCTTCTACTCAAAACAAAAGAGCCAACAGAACAGAAGAGAATGTTTCAGACGGTTCCCCGAATGCTGGTTCTGTGGAGCAGACGCCCAAGAAGCCGGGCCTCCGAAGACGTCAGAAGTAA